The following are encoded together in the Gilvimarinus sp. DA14 genome:
- the phoB gene encoding phosphate regulon transcriptional regulator PhoB: MTSRTILIVDDESAIRDMLRIALEMAEYRCLEASNAQDAHGLIIDEKPDLILLDWMMPGTSGIELARRLKRDEVTANIPIIMLTAKGEEDNKIQGLEVGADDYITKPFSPRELVARLKAVLRRADPQSSSQPIKVQGLCLDPASHRVTINDREVDMGPTEFRLLQFFLTHQERAYTRSQLLDHVWGGNVYVEERTVDVHIRRLRKALTVDQHENLVQTVRGTGYRFSTKAG, encoded by the coding sequence ATGACAAGTCGCACCATCCTAATCGTTGACGACGAATCCGCCATTCGCGATATGTTGCGTATCGCACTGGAAATGGCCGAGTACCGGTGTTTGGAAGCGTCGAATGCGCAGGATGCACACGGTTTGATCATCGATGAAAAACCAGATTTAATTTTGCTCGACTGGATGATGCCGGGCACCAGTGGCATTGAGTTGGCGCGGCGCTTAAAGCGCGATGAAGTCACCGCCAATATCCCTATTATTATGCTCACCGCCAAGGGCGAAGAGGACAATAAAATTCAGGGGCTGGAAGTGGGCGCTGACGATTACATCACCAAGCCCTTCTCGCCGCGCGAACTGGTAGCACGCTTGAAAGCAGTGCTGCGCCGCGCCGATCCGCAGTCCTCTAGCCAGCCGATTAAAGTGCAGGGCTTGTGCCTGGACCCAGCCAGCCACCGCGTTACCATCAACGATCGCGAAGTGGATATGGGCCCCACCGAGTTTCGCCTGCTCCAGTTTTTCCTCACCCACCAGGAGCGCGCCTATACCCGCAGCCAATTGCTGGATCATGTATGGGGCGGCAATGTCTATGTGGAAGAGCGCACCGTTGATGTTCACATTCGCCGCCTGCGCAAAGCCCTCACCGTCGACCAGCACGAAAACTTAGTGCAAACTGTGCGCGGCACCGGCTATCGCTTTTCTACTAAAGCGGGTTAA